GAATGTCCTGAACAATAAAAGGTAGTACCTATTAAACGCAAAGTCAGTCATGGAAGAGTCACCACCACTTGCAATTTTGTGTTTATATTGATTGAAACAATTGAAACAAGTCGACATGGACAGTAAGATTGTAACAGAATGCTTAAATCATAAATGGAAGacagtttctttttttgccTTGCAAGTGGTGTCGATCCCTTTATATTCAGTATTTGACTCACATTTGTCTGGCAGATCTCCTCCAGCGACGTCTGAGCCACTGGCAAAGAGGCGTGAACGAAGCTCTCGAGCAACTGGCGTCGGTCCACCTGGCCCATAGCATACAACGCCTGGGCAATCATGTCGAAGTGGAGGGAGCCCTCTCCACTCAACAGCAGATTGAGCAAGGCCCGCTGAAATGAAGCCAGCAGTTGCTCCTTGAACAAGGCGCGTTGGTACAACCGACTCCTCTCATTCACATTTTGCATTGAGAAGAGAACGCTGCGCACATTGCTCGGATCAGTCCCACTGACCAGCATCTGGCCATACGCATTCAGGATGGCCATGAAGTGTGCTGGATGCAGGTTGTCGCTGCAGTTGAAGTTGCCGGAGCCACCACCGCTGTGACCATTGGAGAGCTGATTTTTGTAGAAGAACTGCCACTTGCAGGTGAGGACACTAAAATGGAGAAAGGGCGTTAATTCATGACGACACAAGACACAagtacaatttattttaatttatgcagcaTCACGCACCTATCAAACAAAGCGTACAACAGGCTAGTGATCTCGCTGTTATCGGTTGCCGcattttgctgctgcaacaaGGGCAGAATCTGCTGAGTGCTAAAATCTAAAATGGAGGGAAGCAGCCCCAAGGAGGCGCTCCCTGGCTGCTCCACGATCAACTTGAACATCTGCAGTATTTTTTCCATCACAGCCAGTCGGCTCAGAGTCAGTTGCTCCCTGGAGACAGAAAGAGATGGCATCATTAGTAAGCACTCACACTGTAAAGAAAGAGATGGGAGACCCACCTACTGCTGACACTTATGAACAAGGTGATCATTTCCTTAATGAACTGGGCCCCCAAATGGGTGGGCAATGTTCGGAGCATGCTCAGGCTAAACTCGGCCACCGTGATGGCCATGGCGATGCTGCTTTGCCCAAAGTTGTTAAAAATCATTAGGGCCTTTGTTAAAATAggctggaaaacaaaaaacgttAATAGATTAGGATAGGATgtttaaatttacttaaaaaaataaggcACCTTGAAAGTGCTTGCCAGCATATCCTTGGCATTGCCTCCAGTAGCTTTAAAATACTCAATGAGAGCAGTGAAAGTACCCAGCAAACTGAGCGTGGTGGCCGCCACCTTGCTCTCGTTGGCCTGGCCTAAGTCCAGATCCAGAAAGTTCTGTGCCAGCCCCTGGACATATTCACGCAGCATCCAGAGACGCCTCGGAtactcctgctgctgctccggaACGCTTTTCCACGGCAGCACCATGTAGCTGACCAGACTGATGTGTACATTGATGCACACCTGACGCGGCAATTGGGCGCCCAAGCGAGAGCCTGCCTGCAGCAGGCTTTGGATTTGTGGTATATCCAGCAGGCACTTGGGCCGTATCACAGTCGATATGAAAAGCAGCAGCTCGCTTGCCGCCTGCTGCACAATGGGGGAGGCAGCCGTTAAGGATCCATTGCATGCGAAAATGCTGCCCAGGATAGCAAACAGGCGGTGCAGCAGTTCCTCGCCGCTCATGGCTTTCGTTAGCGGAAAGATGCTCCTCATGGCCAGTAGAACTTGAGCGTATCTGAAGGATCAAGAAAGCATAGTATCACATACATCATGCAAAGGGATGCCCCACTTACAGGTTGTCCAAATCAGTCTGGAAAGTAGCTTTGTCCATTTCGCTGCCGCCGCTATACAAACGATTGCTTGCGAGGAGCTGTAGAGTCTGCAGCAAACTGTCGGACAGCATCTGCAGCTGGCACTCCATCTCATCAGCAACCCCgggtgctgctgttgatgaGTCCATCAATGGGGCCAAACGCACGACCGCCTGGCAGACGGTGGCAAAGTCGCGCAAAATCTCGCCCACATTGGCGCCCTTCAGTTTACGTGCCGCTTCGTAGCTTCGAGCGCTTCCGTGGTCCAATGCGTGCTCCAAGGACAGTAAATACATCTGTGGCCGTGACCAGTGGTTATAGACCTGTGCGAAAACGATGTGTGCACCTCTGGTGTTGGCCAGTAGGGCCAGGGACTCGAAGCATTGGTCTAGAAACTGCTGCCACTCAGTGGCGGAGGTCTGAAATTGGATGAATGTCTAGATAAAATGAAGATCGTTCTAATGCAAGGTCTATTTCTTGGTTTTTGAAATTTGTCACCTAAAAACACTTTAAATCAGAGCTACTTACATCGTCCTCCATGAGCTCGTTGTCCAGCACTTCTAGCTCGGGTTTGTTGGCCTCAAACTGAGTGCGCCTCATAATCTCATCTACTAGCTGGGTAAGCACATTGTTATAACGCGTGATTTTGGCGGGGTGCTGGGCAATGCCTTTGATGATGGGTGTCCAGATCTCAAGCTTTTCGGTGAAGTCCAAGGCGCCGTGTACTGTTTGGggaatacaaaattaataacttttGTTATATATCTTTGTCAACGACATTTCGAAATCTCGATCACGAGATGCACATAACCCATTTAATATTGCGAGTGTTTTATGACTACACAGCAAAAAGATCatctcaaaataaaaaataagttaGCATCTCAAAAGGCAATATTTTTATCACGCGACTCACATTCAGTGGTGCAGCTGTATAGCAGATTGAGAAAGGTCTCCAGCAGGTCTGGCTCCTGCATCAGCTTGGCGGCATACTTGGTGGTGTAGAGGCGCAGCAGCTCCCGAAACTTGTCGCTGTACATCTCGCTCTGCCGCCGATTGTTATTGTGCTGCTCCAGGAGGCTGGTAACGCCGCCCATCAAGGGTCCTGGGAAGGGCAGTGGCTTCTGGAGGTAGAGGAGCTCATTCAACACAGAGAGAGCCGCCAAGGAGATGGGCTCATGGGCTGGTCGCCACTGGGAAAGGTCAAGTATGCTCATAAGGAAGTACTCCGAGATCAGTTCAGTGCGTATCCAGGAGACCAAGTGCTGCACACATCCTAGCAGGTCCAAAATTGAGGAACTGCGGAGTATATAGAGAGATGTTATAACAAAATGTTGTAATGAACATATGCTCTTTTGAATGTTATGATGACCCACCTTAATTGATTGTCATTTGGCAGCGCTGAGGTTAGACTAAAGTCCATGAGGGTGTTTGGTATGGTTGTTTGGATGTCTTTGCCATTGATGTGGCATACAGCGATTAGCAGATACTTGGTTACCAGGTCCAGAACATCGGGTACACACATGGAGATGCTACAGAAACACACGGCAAAAGGGAGCACAAAATGGGTTAGGAACAGTGCTGTGGCAACTGACCAGTAATTATAGTGCTTTCTCTCAACAAAGCAATATAATATGATAACTGGGTTAACGGTTCAATTAGTTGAGTTTTAAGAGGTCAGCTGACTTTAGTTGTTATGCCATATACATACTCAATCTCAATATAACACTTATtaataaaccaaaaacaagAACGGACTGACAAGGTCTGGGATTGTGTTATTCTATGTTGTGCGACGCAATCGtgtatttaaacaaataacaccaaagttaataataaaaatacgcTATGCTCGAAAACATCGACCATCTGATACGCCGTACTCAGTTAAAAATCCAAGTAGTCTTAAACAGACATTAAAAGTATGGGACTACAAAACcttttttaaaaaacataCGATTTTAGCCTCTTCGCTCTATTTACCCACCAGGAGTAGAAGTACTGCTTCCATTCGGTGGTCAGGTCGCCCCTGTTGCTTACCACCTCCTCGGAGGTGATCTTAAGCAGGTTGATGCCAAGTTGAAACCGTGTTTTTGTCAGTTCCATGCAGTGTTGCATGTAATTGGGGTCCTGTTCAGGGAACTCCCTCTTTCCGAGTAGGGCTATCAACTGGGCCAGTGTGTCCCTGTGCCGTTTGGCCACATTTGGAGTGGCTACCAGTTGGGCATACGAGTTCCAAAGGGTCTCCCGCAGCAAAGTCTTGTCCGTGGACGTCAACTGTGTCCATCTCCGCGTGATTGTGTGCTCCAAGGTTGAGGTGCTGAAGAACCAGAGGAACTGATTCTCCGTGGTGTCGGAAGAGGTGGCCACACGGAGGCAAAGTTGCCACGCCTCTGGCTGGGACTTGAAGGCCAAGAGGTTTGTCTCGATCTCTCGTTTCCGGGCATTGGAGGTGCTGGGCTGATAAAACTCCTGCAGCAGTCCCTCCACCGTCGTCAAAGATGCGGCGTGCTGCACAGACAGTGGGTGGGTGGAAACCAATTCCCGGTTAGGTGGAATCACTCTGAATCACTGGCAAAATAGTGCGTTTGGCCCGGAGCCCCCCGCCTCACCATTTTCCGTGTCCTTTACGATCCTTCCGAGTATCTGTGATCTGGATGTTACGGTCACTGTGAGCTCCGCTTGCTCGCGGTTCTAATTCCGATCGCATCAGCAGTCGGCGTCCATTAATTGCATGGTTTTCTTTGTGTCTTTACACAAAAGGTGGCCAAAATCTACTCCGGGAAAGTGAACAAATTCCGCACGGCTGGCAACCCTGGCCGATAGTCAATAAATATCGATAGTTGTTGGTTATGggtattttgaaataaaaaaattctacctttcttattttaattacctaaaacaaaattttttttaaataaaattggcTATATAAATGTTTCAGCTAAAACTACGAGCGAGCAGACAAGCATCCAATTCAAATCCATagttatacaaatatatatatatatatatatatatatatattatacaaatgtaataaattttatattttcagtcATTTTAATctgataaattaaaaatgctggACTATTCCAAACAGCTCATAACCAGaaacattttgaattttcCGCCTAACCGCAAATTCGATCGATAGACGATAAAAAAATTGATCGCAGTCGGCGcttttgtatgtattttttaatatggTAGCACTATTCTAATAAGGCAATATTGTTAGCAAAACGGGACACTGATTAACTGTTAGCCTGCAAGTTAGGAAACCTGAAAGTAAAGGATTTTCAATTGATATTTCAAGACGTTCCTATCCGATCTGCCCAACAATCTGCCAGTATCTCATCATGGAAAACCAGGTCCGTAAAAAGGCGGCAAAACGATCGCGATCAGCGGATGGCGACGCCAACAACAATCTCACGCAGCGGAAGGTATTTGTGAACCAGAAAATGTGCGACTCCCGTGATCCTCGGAAGATGAAGGAGGTCCATGGTATGTAAATTGCCTTATTCGCACCAACTTATCTTGTTTCGATCCTGTAATGGAGGGGTGGGAGATTGGAGAGATAGCGCCGCTCAGAGCGCAGTTATCCCGGACTTGTTGCTCACTTCAGTTTGAACAGTTAGACGCGAGAACAAAAAATTGAGCAAAGCAGCGACCTCTAATTTACGATGAATTTAcgcataaatttttttttttaatttttttcttgctGTTCTTTTGCACGTCCCATCGAAGCTGAGTGTCTAACCCTCCTTTAAGTGTCTAACTCAACTGGAACTCTCCGATTTTCTATTTCTTTCGCAGAGAAGACAATCAAAATGCTTTTCGATGGCGCAGCCGGCAATAGGCAGGGTCAGGGCCAGAATGCCCTGAAGCCATTGGTACAAGGCCAGGAGGAGCCCGCCCTATGCGAGCAGTACTATCTGCTTGGCGATGGTTCCATCGTTCTGCGCAACCTTCGCACCGACTTGTCCAATCCGCGCCTGGAGAGAGTGAAATCGCGCTGCTGCCAGCGCCAAACGCTCATCCACGACATATGCGTCAACTGCGTGATGGATCTCTGCGAGGAGTGTGGCTACTCCTGCGGCGAGTGCTCCAGGTTCATTTGCCGCAGCTGCGTGACTTTATTGTGAGTTAAGTCCTTAAAAGAAGCATCCCCCTTGGGAACACCttttatttgaaaatcaatCGACCATCATCTTATTTCCAGTGGTAATCGAGTTGAAGAAGAGAAGGATCCCCTGTGCGAGCACTGCCAGATGTTCTTCAGCTAAGGCTTTACACAATCCAGCACTTATAAAGTCGCGGTGCttgttaaattttaagttCTGAAGCAGTACAAATTTGGGACGACACAATGTCAAATGTATTACCAACCAGCTCCGTTTCACTTATGTCCTGTAACTGCTTTCTTTCCGGCCGATAGCCTGGATGAGATCCTGGCACAGGAGACTGGGCTGGGCTGCTCGGTCTGACATCAGGTTACTGTGTTCTTTTAACAGCACAATCAGGTTGTCTGTGAGTGCATTATACAGATCCACAAATAGCTGCCAACTGCCGCCGTGGCTGATCAAGTACTTGATGTCTACATCCAACATGCTGCCAAGAAGGCAATCCAGGGACTCTCCTGTGAGAGGGACCGTACGATTCCCGGCCAGATTGCGCTGGGCCTCTAGGAGTCATAGGGCATGACCAGAATATGCCAAGTCTTTGGGTTCCGGTTGAAATGGTCATTAAGGATCTAAAGAGAACATTATTAACTAGGGAAGGAGAATAAGGTACTGGGGAAGACTCACCGCTCCCTTCACGCTGCTCAACGAGCATTTGGCAAAGAGCCAAAAGAGTTAGCACATTCTGGAGCGCCGTGTGCTGCGTTTGCGACGCAGGGCGTGCCATTTGCTCCTCTTGTGAGGAAAGACGGCGCAGGAGCAGTAGGAAATCCTCGTTAGTCTTAAAGACAATGATCAGATATGTCGGAAGCATTCATCTATCCCTAGTTCGTCTAGGCATGGAGTTTTTAAGGTCAGATGCAGCCCCACAAAAGGACGAACAGTTTGCGAATTGTACTCTTCTTACAGCTTTTCAGGCCCCTGAGAGCGTCGAATCTTAGTCCGATCCTTATTATCCTTGCGAAATTCAACGCGCCAAGCATTCGAATAGAAGCTTGGTGCTGGACCGCAGGGCATCCTGGAGTAGCTCAGAGCTGAGACCATGGGCAGACAATCTTGAACAGAAATGGCCGACCCCCGCAGACCACGAAAGATGAAGAGGGTCCTTGGTATGGAAAGCATTGTCCCACTTGCACCAACTCACCTACTCTCCTTCCTGTAATGGAGCGGGTGGGAGATCGGAGAGACAGCGCCGCTCAGAGTGCAGTTATGTcgggcttgttgttgctcaaTGCAAAGATGAGTTCAGTTTAAACCGTTAAACACGAGAACAAAAAATGGAGCAAAGCAGCGACCACAAATTTACGAGGATAACCCCACGAAGAGATTGGCAATAAACTGCTACAGTGTTCAGAAATTCGCAATTGCAAGTAAGAATCGATTGGAAACTAATCGATTTTGTGATTTActgattttggcattttgaaTAGGGTCAAGTCAGCTTGTTTCCCGCGATCGGTCTCACTATTTTACTGTCATTGCAATTTGGAAATTTTAAGGGTTCTGATTGCACTTCTCGCTGACCTCAAACAAATCAAgtaaatattcttttttttttgctgttatATGTCACGTTCCATCGAAGCTGATGGAAGAGCGGCGTCCTTGAGGTGTCTAACCCTGAACTGGAAATCTCCGTTTTGCTATTTATTTTGCAGAGAAGACAATCAAAATGCTTTTCGATGGCGCAACCGGCAATGGGCACGGTCAGGGCCAGAATACCCTGAATCCATTGGGGCCAGGCCAGGAGGAGCCCGCCCTATGCGAGCAGTACTATCTGCTGGGCGATGGTTCCATCATTCTGCGCAACCATTCCATCGACTTGTCGAATCCGCCCCTGAAATCGCGCTGCTGCCAGCTCCCAACACTCATCCACGACATATGCGTCA
The DNA window shown above is from Drosophila melanogaster chromosome X and carries:
- the ebo gene encoding ellipsoid body open, isoform B; this translates as MHAASLTTVEGLLQEFYQPSTSNARKREIETNLLAFKSQPEAWQLCLRVATSSDTTENQFLWFFSTSTLEHTITRRWTQLTSTDKTLLRETLWNSYAQLVATPNVAKRHRDTLAQLIALLGKREFPEQDPNYMQHCMELTKTRFQLGINLLKITSEEVVSNRGDLTTEWKQYFYSCISMCVPDVLDLVTKYLLIAVCHINGKDIQTTIPNTLMDFSLTSALPNDNQLSSSILDLLGCVQHLVSWIRTELISEYFLMSILDLSQWRPAHEPISLAALSVLNELLYLQKPLPFPGPLMGGVTSLLEQHNNNRRQSEMYSDKFRELLRLYTTKYAAKLMQEPDLLETFLNLLYSCTTELHGALDFTEKLEIWTPIIKGIAQHPAKITRYNNVLTQLVDEIMRRTQFEANKPELEVLDNELMEDDTFIQFQTSATEWQQFLDQCFESLALLANTRGAHIVFAQVYNHWSRPQMYLLSLEHALDHGSARSYEAARKLKGANVGEILRDFATVCQAVVRLAPLMDSSTAAPGVADEMECQLQMLSDSLLQTLQLLASNRLYSGGSEMDKATFQTDLDNLYAQVLLAMRSIFPLTKAMSGEELLHRLFAILGSIFACNGSLTAASPIVQQAASELLLFISTVIRPKCLLDIPQIQSLLQAGSRLGAQLPRQVCINVHISLVSYMVLPWKSVPEQQQEYPRRLWMLREYVQGLAQNFLDLDLGQANESKVAATTLSLLGTFTALIEYFKATGGNAKDMLASTFKPILTKALMIFNNFGQSSIAMAITVAEFSLSMLRTLPTHLGAQFIKEMITLFISVSSREQLTLSRLAVMEKILQMFKLIVEQPGSASLGLLPSILDFSTQQILPLLQQQNAATDNSEITSLLYALFDSVLTCKWQFFYKNQLSNGHSGGGSGNFNCSDNLHPAHFMAILNAYGQMLVSGTDPSNVRSVLFSMQNVNERSRLYQRALFKEQLLASFQRALLNLLLSGEGSLHFDMIAQALYAMGQVDRRQLLESFVHASLPVAQTSLEEICQTNDIPTFTQKLTQLMQDAHCVHLNETA
- the ebo gene encoding ellipsoid body open, isoform C, which translates into the protein MHAASLTTVEGLLQEFYQPSTSNARKREIETNLLAFKSQPEAWQLCLRVATSSDTTENQFLWFFSTSTLEHTITRRWTQLTSTDKTLLRETLWNSYAQLVATPNVAKRHRDTLAQLIALLGKREFPEQDPNYMQHCMELTKTRFQLGINLLKITSEEVVSNRGDLTTEWKQYFYSCISMCVPDVLDLVTKYLLIAVCHINGKDIQTTIPNTLMDFSLTSALPNDNQLSSSILDLLGCVQHLVSWIRTELISEYFLMSILDLSQWRPAHEPISLAALSVLNELLYLQKPLPFPGPLMGGVTSLLEQHNNNRRQSEMYSDKFRELLRLYTTKYAAKLMQEPDLLETFLNLLYSCTTELHGALDFTEKLEIWTPIIKGIAQHPAKITRYNNVLTQLVDEIMRRTQFEANKPELEVLDNELMEDDTSATEWQQFLDQCFESLALLANTRGAHIVFAQVYNHWSRPQMYLLSLEHALDHGSARSYEAARKLKGANVGEILRDFATVCQAVVRLAPLMDSSTAAPGVADEMECQLQMLSDSLLQTLQLLASNRLYSGGSEMDKATFQTDLDNLYAQVLLAMRSIFPLTKAMSGEELLHRLFAILGSIFACNGSLTAASPIVQQAASELLLFISTVIRPKCLLDIPQIQSLLQAGSRLGAQLPRQVCINVHISLVSYMVLPWKSVPEQQQEYPRRLWMLREYVQGLAQNFLDLDLGQANESKVAATTLSLLGTFTALIEYFKATGGNAKDMLASTFKPILTKALMIFNNFGQSSIAMAITVAEFSLSMLRTLPTHLGAQFIKEMITLFISVSSREQLTLSRLAVMEKILQMFKLIVEQPGSASLGLLPSILDFSTQQILPLLQQQNAATDNSEITSLLYALFDSVLTCKWQFFYKNQLSNGHSGGGSGNFNCSDNLHPAHFMAILNAYGQMLVSGTDPSNVRSVLFSMQNVNERSRLYQRALFKEQLLASFQRALLNLLLSGEGSLHFDMIAQALYAMGQVDRRQLLESFVHASLPVAQTSLEEICQTNVLPFIVQDIPTFTQKLTQLMQDAHCVHLNETA
- the ebo gene encoding ellipsoid body open, isoform A → MHAASLTTVEGLLQEFYQPSTSNARKREIETNLLAFKSQPEAWQLCLRVATSSDTTENQFLWFFSTSTLEHTITRRWTQLTSTDKTLLRETLWNSYAQLVATPNVAKRHRDTLAQLIALLGKREFPEQDPNYMQHCMELTKTRFQLGINLLKITSEEVVSNRGDLTTEWKQYFYSCISMCVPDVLDLVTKYLLIAVCHINGKDIQTTIPNTLMDFSLTSALPNDNQLSSSILDLLGCVQHLVSWIRTELISEYFLMSILDLSQWRPAHEPISLAALSVLNELLYLQKPLPFPGPLMGGVTSLLEQHNNNRRQSEMYSDKFRELLRLYTTKYAAKLMQEPDLLETFLNLLYSCTTELHGALDFTEKLEIWTPIIKGIAQHPAKITRYNNVLTQLVDEIMRRTQFEANKPELEVLDNELMEDDTSATEWQQFLDQCFESLALLANTRGAHIVFAQVYNHWSRPQMYLLSLEHALDHGSARSYEAARKLKGANVGEILRDFATVCQAVVRLAPLMDSSTAAPGVADEMECQLQMLSDSLLQTLQLLASNRLYSGGSEMDKATFQTDLDNLYAQVLLAMRSIFPLTKAMSGEELLHRLFAILGSIFACNGSLTAASPIVQQAASELLLFISTVIRPKCLLDIPQIQSLLQAGSRLGAQLPRQVCINVHISLVSYMVLPWKSVPEQQQEYPRRLWMLREYVQGLAQNFLDLDLGQANESKVAATTLSLLGTFTALIEYFKATGGNAKDMLASTFKPILTKALMIFNNFGQSSIAMAITVAEFSLSMLRTLPTHLGAQFIKEMITLFISVSSREQLTLSRLAVMEKILQMFKLIVEQPGSASLGLLPSILDFSTQQILPLLQQQNAATDNSEITSLLYALFDSVLTCKWQFFYKNQLSNGHSGGGSGNFNCSDNLHPAHFMAILNAYGQMLVSGTDPSNVRSVLFSMQNVNERSRLYQRALFKEQLLASFQRALLNLLLSGEGSLHFDMIAQALYAMGQVDRRQLLESFVHASLPVAQTSLEEICQTNDIPTFTQKLTQLMQDAHCVHLNETA
- the CG13373 gene encoding uncharacterized protein, isoform B; the protein is MENQVRKKAAKRSRSADGDANNNLTQRKVFVNQKMCDSRDPRKMKEVHEKTIKMLFDGAAGNRQGQGQNALKPLVQGQEEPALCEQYYLLGDGSIVLRNLRTDLSNPRLERVKSRCCQRQTLIHDICVNCVMDLCEECGYSCGECSRFICRSCVTLFGNRVEEEKDPLCEHCQMFFS
- the CG13373 gene encoding uncharacterized protein, isoform A, whose amino-acid sequence is MLFDGAAGNRQGQGQNALKPLVQGQEEPALCEQYYLLGDGSIVLRNLRTDLSNPRLERVKSRCCQRQTLIHDICVNCVMDLCEECGYSCGECSRFICRSCVTLFGNRVEEEKDPLCEHCQMFFS
- the CG32817 gene encoding uncharacterized protein, isoform B; amino-acid sequence: MLFDGATGNGHGQGQNTLNPLGPGQEEPALCEQYYLLGDGSIILRNHSIDLSNPPLKSRCCQLPTLIHDICVNCVMDLCEECGYSCGECAKFICRNCVTLFGNRIEEEEAPLCEHCQMFLS